One Amaranthus tricolor cultivar Red isolate AtriRed21 chromosome 10, ASM2621246v1, whole genome shotgun sequence genomic window carries:
- the LOC130825837 gene encoding CEN-like protein 1, producing the protein MSMARGVEPLIIGRVIGEVVDIFNPSVKLIVTYNSSKQVCNGHELMPAVLISKPRVEIGGEDMRSAYTLIMVDPDAPSPSDPYLREHLHWIVTDIPGTTDVSFGKEIVCYETPKPVIGIHRYVFILFKQIRGRQTVRAPSSRDCFNTRRFAAENGLGLPVAVVYFNAQRETAARRR; encoded by the exons ATGTCTATGGCAAGAGGTGTAGAACCTTTGATAATAGGGAGGGTTATAGGAGAAGTAGTGGATATTTTTAACCCAAGTGTGAAGTTAATTGTTACTTACAACTCAAGCAAGCAAGTTTGCAATGGCCATGAGCTTATGCCGGCCGTCCTCATCTCGAAACCTCGCGTTGAGATCGGCGGTGAAGACATGAGAAGTGCTTATACTTTG ATCATGGTTGATCCAGATGCTCCAAGCCCTAGTGATCCATACCTAAGGGAACATCTCCATTG GATTGTGACAGACATCCCTGGAACAACTGATGTTTCATTTG GGAAAGAAATAGTGTGCTATGAAACACCAAAGCCAGTGATTGGAATACACAGGTATGTGTTTATATTATTCAAGCAAATAAGAGGAAGACAAACAGTTAGGGCACCATCATCAAGGGATTGCTTCAACACAAGAAGGTTTGCCGCTGAAAATGGGCTTGGCCTCCCGGTAGCCGTTGTCTACTTCAATGCACAGAGAGAAACTGCTGCTAGAAGAAGATGA